A single genomic interval of Deltaproteobacteria bacterium harbors:
- a CDS encoding tetratricopeptide repeat protein, with protein MARHTYRWSVVLFSALVALFFSTVPGTGSAFRNMKEGSPALPFTLKDFEGKDVAFKPDSGKITILSFVKLSQERSKDQLKDLVALHKELSPKGIEFLVVASYTDTAEEAKKAIAEFGIPFPIAQDKDQKVYGDYGLFILPASGIIGKDGKFVFEHSNHGRDFKDVVGGKAKVVAGLMTEEEYRKGITPVESAKKSKEESESERLISLGRTLLKRGMPDKAAERFGKAVEIDPKNPAARIAFGESLVASKKYDDALVQFTKARELAPNSKEAQLGIGTVHLEKGEADKAIREISDAAMLNPKPEKAYFWLGVAYEKKGDLPNAVKYYRKAVEKFIKE; from the coding sequence ATGGCTCGACACACATACCGTTGGTCCGTCGTCCTTTTTTCCGCGTTGGTGGCGCTGTTCTTCTCGACGGTGCCGGGCACCGGCTCCGCGTTCCGGAACATGAAGGAGGGGAGCCCGGCGCTCCCCTTCACCCTGAAGGATTTCGAGGGGAAGGACGTCGCGTTCAAGCCGGATTCGGGGAAGATCACGATCCTGTCGTTCGTCAAGCTCTCCCAGGAGCGGTCGAAGGACCAGTTGAAGGACCTGGTCGCCCTCCACAAGGAGCTTTCGCCGAAGGGGATCGAATTTCTCGTGGTCGCCTCCTACACGGACACCGCGGAGGAGGCGAAAAAGGCGATCGCGGAGTTCGGGATTCCCTTCCCGATCGCACAGGACAAGGACCAGAAGGTGTACGGCGACTACGGGCTTTTCATCCTCCCCGCCAGCGGTATCATCGGGAAGGACGGGAAGTTCGTCTTCGAGCACAGCAACCACGGCCGCGACTTCAAGGACGTGGTGGGGGGCAAGGCGAAGGTCGTCGCCGGGCTGATGACGGAGGAAGAGTACCGGAAGGGCATCACCCCGGTGGAGTCGGCGAAGAAGAGCAAGGAGGAGAGCGAGTCGGAGCGGCTGATCTCGCTGGGGCGGACGCTCCTCAAGCGCGGGATGCCGGACAAGGCGGCGGAGCGTTTCGGCAAGGCGGTGGAGATCGATCCGAAGAACCCTGCCGCCCGCATCGCCTTCGGGGAATCGCTCGTTGCGTCCAAGAAGTACGACGACGCGCTCGTCCAGTTCACGAAGGCCAGGGAGCTGGCGCCGAACAGCAAGGAGGCCCAGCTGGGAATCGGCACCGTTCACCTGGAGAAGGGGGAGGCCGACAAGGCGATCCGGGAGATCTCCGACGCCGCGATGCTGAACCCGAAGCCCGAGAAGGCGTACTTCTGGCTGGGCGTCGCGTACGAGAAGAAGGGAGACCTTCCCAACGCGGTCAAATATTACCGGAAGGCGGTCGAGAAGTTCATCAAGGAGTAG
- a CDS encoding cytochrome C, giving the protein MRKFWTVLGTTLFALSVMFVGVALAEDTCVSAKCHAQMGKAKYIHGPVGVGQCTVCHAESKKGHPTSKGPDFKLVATGKALCEKCHQPVDKNEFKHTPVKKGECTGCHNPHQSDAPKQLKKVKTSELCYSCHKNTQMVRKFQHGPVASGDCNVCHNPHSSPNKFQLEAKGNDVCFLCHEDRKAEFTRKYPHKPAQESCLKCHDAHNSDHPFMQSMEGSALCLSCHKKVDDHLKASTVRHQALDKGPCTTCHTPHSSDYPRQLKTHTKDICYTCHKDMGAQVRAAKNLHGPVQQNDCYACHDPHGSANPLVLKKYFPKEFYKPYATESYAMCFDCHNKDIALDKITTKLTNFRNGDTNMHFLHVNKEKGRSCKACHEVHAGSQDKHIRKEVPFGGSWKLPVNFTRTQNGGSCVVGCHKPKAYDRVSPVKYE; this is encoded by the coding sequence ATGCGAAAGTTCTGGACGGTGCTCGGCACGACGTTGTTCGCGTTGTCCGTGATGTTCGTCGGGGTCGCGCTTGCCGAGGACACCTGCGTATCGGCCAAGTGCCACGCGCAGATGGGAAAGGCGAAATACATCCACGGTCCCGTGGGGGTCGGCCAGTGCACGGTCTGCCACGCCGAATCGAAGAAGGGGCACCCCACGTCGAAGGGGCCCGACTTCAAGCTGGTGGCCACGGGCAAGGCGCTCTGCGAGAAGTGCCACCAGCCGGTGGACAAGAACGAGTTCAAGCACACCCCCGTGAAGAAGGGGGAGTGCACCGGCTGCCACAACCCTCACCAGTCCGACGCGCCAAAGCAGCTGAAGAAGGTCAAGACTTCGGAGCTCTGCTACAGCTGCCACAAGAACACCCAGATGGTGCGGAAGTTCCAGCACGGGCCGGTCGCATCCGGCGACTGCAACGTGTGCCACAATCCGCACTCCTCCCCGAACAAGTTCCAGCTCGAGGCGAAGGGGAACGACGTATGCTTCCTGTGCCACGAGGACCGGAAAGCCGAGTTCACCCGGAAGTACCCGCACAAGCCGGCCCAGGAGTCGTGCCTCAAGTGCCACGACGCGCACAACTCCGACCATCCGTTCATGCAGTCGATGGAAGGTTCGGCCCTGTGCCTGTCGTGCCACAAGAAGGTCGACGATCACCTCAAGGCCTCCACCGTCCGCCACCAGGCGCTCGACAAGGGGCCGTGCACCACGTGCCACACGCCGCACTCCTCCGACTACCCGCGGCAGCTCAAGACCCACACCAAGGACATCTGCTACACCTGCCACAAGGACATGGGGGCGCAGGTGCGGGCGGCGAAGAACCTCCACGGGCCGGTCCAGCAGAACGACTGCTACGCCTGCCACGACCCGCACGGCAGCGCGAACCCGCTGGTCCTCAAGAAATATTTCCCGAAGGAGTTCTACAAGCCGTACGCCACCGAGTCGTACGCGATGTGCTTCGACTGCCACAACAAGGACATCGCGCTCGACAAGATCACGACGAAGCTCACGAATTTCCGCAACGGCGACACGAACATGCACTTCCTCCACGTGAACAAGGAGAAGGGGCGGTCGTGCAAGGCGTGCCACGAGGTCCACGCGGGGAGCCAGGACAAGCACATCCGGAAAGAGGTCCCCTTCGGCGGGAGCTGGAAGCTGCCGGTCAACTTCACGAGAACGCAGAACGGCGGTTCGTGCGTCGTGGGGTGCCACAAGCCGAAGGCGTACGACCGGGTGAGCCCGGTGAAGTATGAGTAG
- the ccsB gene encoding c-type cytochrome biogenesis protein CcsB has translation MSNVILFNLTTVLFGVASALYIGALYANNEKISAFGTWVCVLAAVVSTAALGVRWYESYQMGIGRIPVTNLYESLVFFAWSINLFYLVVERKYGSRTFGAFVMPIAFATMLFAIKNDSSIQPLVPALQSYWLHAHVITCFVGYAAFAVSAGAALMYLLKAKQEEAKVSAGVIGLLPACKTLDDLVYRSIIWGFPFLTAGIITGAAWANYAWGTYWSWDPKETWSLIVWLVYAAFLHARITRGWYGKRAAILSIAGFLATVMCYLGVNLVLSGLHSYGGG, from the coding sequence ATGAGCAACGTCATCCTGTTCAACCTGACCACCGTCCTGTTCGGCGTGGCGTCGGCCCTGTACATCGGAGCCCTCTACGCGAACAACGAGAAGATCTCCGCGTTCGGCACCTGGGTCTGCGTCCTTGCCGCCGTCGTGTCCACCGCCGCCCTCGGGGTCCGCTGGTACGAGTCGTACCAGATGGGGATCGGCCGCATCCCGGTCACCAACCTGTACGAGTCGCTGGTCTTCTTCGCCTGGTCGATCAACCTGTTCTACCTGGTCGTCGAGAGGAAGTACGGCAGCCGCACGTTCGGCGCCTTCGTGATGCCGATCGCCTTCGCCACGATGCTGTTCGCCATCAAGAACGACAGCAGCATCCAGCCGCTGGTCCCCGCGCTGCAGTCGTACTGGCTGCACGCGCACGTCATCACCTGCTTCGTCGGGTACGCCGCGTTCGCCGTGTCCGCCGGCGCCGCCCTCATGTACCTCCTGAAGGCGAAACAGGAGGAGGCGAAGGTGTCGGCGGGGGTGATCGGCCTTCTTCCCGCGTGCAAGACGCTCGACGACCTCGTGTACCGGTCGATCATCTGGGGTTTCCCGTTCCTCACCGCGGGGATCATCACCGGAGCGGCGTGGGCCAACTACGCCTGGGGGACGTACTGGTCGTGGGATCCGAAGGAGACGTGGTCCCTCATCGTGTGGCTGGTGTACGCCGCCTTCCTCCATGCCCGGATCACCCGCGGGTGGTACGGGAAGCGCGCGGCCATCCTGTCGATCGCGGGATTCCTCGCGACCGTCATGTGCTACCTGGGCGTCAACCTGGTTCTTTCCGGCCTCCATTCGTACGGCGGGGGCTGA
- a CDS encoding cytochrome c biogenesis protein ResB, whose translation MPDDKRAPSPMDRVWDFFISVKLAIITLIVLAVTSIFGTIIEQNQPPEKYHQIYEDWAFALMDRINLFDMYHAWWFLLLLVLFTVNLACCTIDRFPRMWKVVRNPRTKLDGNLEKTLSQVDRWKKKGTVPDWASKYAEALSSAFAKPVATEEGGEVHLYAESGVASRFGVYVTHLSIIIIFIGAIVGNVLGFKGYVNIPEGESVSQVPVRGGSRVQELGFTVRCNSFRVETYPSGQPKAYISDLTVLEGGREVLRKKDVVVNDPLQYKGIWFYQSSYGQAGGATAQVAVRKADGSPMGTLALPPNEPMRIEGYGTVRGVNYDQNLQGNGPALQLVVDRPGKPSAEFWVYQSRPDLDRQRNDSLVFSFSGLNVRQFTGLQVAKDPGVNVVWLGCALMVVGIIMAFFLSHQRVWVRLSKSQDGRVEVVLAGAASRNRLAFEKRFEKIQTGVKAAEL comes from the coding sequence ATGCCCGACGATAAACGCGCCCCGTCCCCGATGGACCGGGTGTGGGATTTTTTCATATCCGTAAAACTCGCCATCATCACCCTGATCGTCCTGGCGGTCACATCGATCTTCGGCACGATCATCGAGCAGAACCAGCCGCCCGAGAAATACCACCAGATCTACGAGGACTGGGCGTTCGCCCTGATGGACCGGATCAACCTGTTCGACATGTACCACGCCTGGTGGTTCCTGCTCCTGCTGGTGCTCTTCACCGTCAACCTCGCCTGTTGCACCATCGACCGTTTCCCGAGGATGTGGAAGGTCGTCCGGAACCCCCGCACGAAGCTCGACGGGAACCTCGAAAAGACCCTTTCCCAGGTGGACCGGTGGAAGAAGAAGGGGACCGTGCCGGATTGGGCCTCGAAGTACGCAGAGGCGCTCTCGTCCGCCTTCGCGAAACCCGTGGCGACCGAGGAAGGCGGGGAGGTCCACCTGTACGCCGAAAGCGGCGTCGCCTCGCGGTTCGGCGTATACGTCACCCACCTGTCGATCATCATCATCTTCATCGGCGCGATCGTGGGGAACGTGCTCGGGTTCAAGGGGTACGTCAATATCCCCGAAGGAGAATCGGTCTCGCAGGTTCCGGTGCGCGGCGGGAGCCGCGTGCAGGAACTCGGCTTCACCGTCCGGTGCAACAGCTTCCGGGTCGAGACGTACCCGAGCGGCCAGCCGAAGGCGTACATTTCCGACCTGACCGTCCTGGAGGGCGGCCGGGAGGTCCTTCGCAAGAAAGATGTCGTGGTGAACGACCCGCTCCAGTACAAGGGGATCTGGTTCTACCAGTCGAGCTACGGACAGGCCGGGGGCGCGACCGCCCAGGTGGCCGTCCGGAAGGCCGACGGCTCCCCGATGGGAACCCTCGCCCTCCCGCCGAACGAGCCGATGCGGATCGAAGGGTACGGCACGGTCCGCGGCGTGAACTACGATCAGAACCTGCAGGGAAACGGGCCCGCGCTCCAGCTGGTGGTCGACAGGCCGGGGAAGCCTTCGGCGGAGTTCTGGGTGTACCAGTCCCGCCCCGACCTCGACCGGCAGCGGAACGATTCGCTCGTGTTCTCCTTCTCCGGCCTGAACGTCCGGCAATTCACCGGCCTGCAGGTGGCCAAGGACCCCGGCGTCAACGTCGTGTGGCTCGGCTGCGCGCTGATGGTCGTCGGGATCATCATGGCGTTCTTCCTTTCCCACCAGCGCGTGTGGGTCCGGCTATCGAAGTCGCAGGACGGGCGCGTGGAAGTCGTCCTCGCGGGGGCCGCCAGCCGGAACCGGCTTGCCTTCGAAAAGAGATTTGAGAAAATACAGACCGGCGTGAAGGCGGCGGAGCTGTGA